In Candidatus Zixiibacteriota bacterium, one genomic interval encodes:
- a CDS encoding DUF302 domain-containing protein, with translation MADRETELAYSLGTVKPFADVVATLEDKVAEHKFRVLAVHDVQKTLAEKGLTRGPLKIIEVCNAVFAHQALQKDVDVAMFMPCRFTVHTDGARTYITLARPTMIAQMMPGIGLEPLATEVETTLKKVMEEVV, from the coding sequence ATGGCCGATAGAGAAACTGAACTGGCGTACTCGCTGGGCACGGTCAAGCCGTTCGCTGATGTTGTGGCGACGCTCGAAGACAAGGTGGCCGAACATAAGTTCCGGGTGCTGGCGGTACACGATGTACAGAAGACCCTTGCCGAGAAGGGGCTCACCCGCGGGCCGCTGAAGATTATCGAAGTCTGCAACGCGGTGTTTGCACACCAGGCACTGCAGAAGGATGTCGATGTGGCCATGTTCATGCCGTGCCGCTTCACGGTTCATACCGACGGAGCCCGGACATACATCACGCTGGCACGACCGACCATGATCGCGCAGATGATGCCGGGTATTGGGCTGGAGCCTCTGGCGACCGAGGTCGAGACGACCCTGAAGAAGGTCATGGAAGAAGTTGTGTAG
- a CDS encoding SPFH domain-containing protein codes for MDPVIIFIVVAIILAIILAISAIRVIRPYERGLVERLGRFQRILDPGLNMVMPFVDVVLKVDMREVVLDVPSQLVITRDNVNVEVDAIIYIQVTDPARAQYEITNYIMASTKLAQTNLRNVIGELDLDACLASRDSINLQLRDVMDQATDKWGVKVNRIELQRIDPPADITDAMSRQMKAERDKRAAILDAEAVRQAQITKAEGSRQAQILEAEGFAEAVRLKADAEKYRQVTVAEGEGQAILTVFKSIHDGQPDDKLVTLKYLEMLPKLAQGDANKVFLPYEASGIISALAAMVDGAKSGSPGRAKTTSATS; via the coding sequence ATGGATCCAGTTATCATATTTATCGTTGTCGCCATCATCCTGGCGATCATACTCGCGATATCCGCAATTCGCGTAATCCGCCCGTATGAGCGCGGGCTCGTGGAGCGTCTCGGGCGGTTCCAGCGTATACTCGACCCCGGTCTCAACATGGTGATGCCGTTTGTCGACGTTGTCCTGAAAGTTGATATGCGCGAGGTGGTGCTCGATGTTCCGTCGCAGCTGGTTATCACCCGGGATAATGTCAACGTCGAGGTGGACGCGATCATTTACATTCAGGTGACCGATCCCGCCCGGGCGCAGTACGAAATCACCAATTACATTATGGCATCGACCAAGCTGGCCCAGACGAACCTTCGCAATGTGATCGGGGAACTTGATCTCGACGCCTGCCTCGCATCGCGCGACAGCATCAACCTGCAGCTTCGCGACGTGATGGATCAGGCCACCGACAAGTGGGGCGTGAAAGTCAACCGGATCGAACTGCAGCGAATCGATCCTCCGGCGGACATCACGGACGCCATGTCGCGGCAGATGAAAGCCGAACGGGACAAGCGGGCGGCGATACTCGACGCCGAAGCCGTTCGTCAGGCGCAGATTACCAAGGCCGAGGGCTCCCGGCAGGCGCAGATTCTCGAAGCCGAAGGATTTGCGGAGGCGGTGCGGCTCAAGGCCGACGCGGAGAAATATCGTCAGGTGACGGTCGCCGAGGGTGAAGGGCAGGCAATCCTGACCGTGTTCAAGTCCATTCACGACGGCCAGCCGGACGACAAGCTGGTCACTTTGAAGTATCTCGAGATGCTTCCCAAGCTTGCCCAGGGCGACGCGAACAAGGTCTTCCTGCCGTACGAAGCGTCGGGGATCATCTCGGCACTGGCGGCAATGGTGGACGGCGCCAAGTCCGGGAGTCCGGGGCGGGCAAAGACAACCTCGGCAACATCATGA
- the amrB gene encoding AmmeMemoRadiSam system protein B, producing MEAPVTRIRKPAVAGTFYPSNAVELTKTIAGFYAEVDKAALDGSLVGLVAPHAGYPYSGRVAAKAFKLLEGESFDTVVVVSPSHTVFFKGCSVFEGDGYETPLGVVSIDKELSGKIADINPLVYLSSMGHASGTTRGEHALEVQLPFLQIALGKFKLVAIVMGDQEEDSIRALGETLGSALKGRNVLVVASTDLSHFHTEKQARRLDRAVQEAIEKYDPDRLIETLETGKGEACGGGPVAAVMQATRRLGGRTVRFLDYSTSGETTGQFDEVVGYLSAAIITAEKPRQVQSEMGMLKARPRTADELTDDDRATLLRIARDAVRARLENTEYTPLPNARLDFEQGAFVTLTTDGSLRGCIGQIRGREPLYKLIADMAIAAAFEDPRFEPVAESEFDRLEFEISVLSQLERVRDINQIVVGRDGLMIKLDWHSGLLLPQVATEHGWDVTEFLEQTCLKAGLGKNSWKDKFAEIYKFSAIVFGASR from the coding sequence ATGGAAGCGCCTGTAACCAGAATACGAAAACCCGCCGTTGCCGGGACCTTCTACCCCTCGAACGCCGTCGAACTGACCAAGACGATCGCCGGGTTTTATGCCGAGGTCGACAAGGCAGCGCTTGACGGCAGCCTGGTTGGACTGGTTGCACCGCATGCCGGTTACCCCTATTCCGGTCGGGTCGCGGCCAAGGCGTTCAAGCTGCTCGAGGGGGAATCGTTCGACACGGTTGTGGTCGTCTCCCCGTCCCACACGGTCTTTTTCAAGGGGTGTTCAGTATTCGAGGGCGACGGTTACGAGACGCCGCTCGGCGTGGTATCCATCGACAAGGAGCTTTCCGGCAAGATAGCCGACATCAACCCGCTGGTGTATCTGTCCAGCATGGGTCACGCCTCGGGAACGACGCGTGGCGAGCATGCACTCGAGGTGCAGCTTCCCTTCCTGCAGATCGCGCTGGGGAAGTTCAAGCTCGTGGCAATAGTGATGGGCGACCAGGAGGAAGATTCGATCCGGGCTCTGGGGGAGACGCTGGGATCGGCGCTGAAAGGCCGCAATGTCCTCGTCGTGGCCTCGACCGATTTATCGCATTTTCACACGGAGAAGCAGGCTCGGCGGCTCGACCGCGCGGTGCAGGAGGCAATCGAGAAATACGATCCTGACCGGTTGATCGAAACGCTCGAAACCGGTAAAGGCGAAGCCTGCGGTGGGGGTCCCGTGGCTGCGGTCATGCAGGCCACACGGCGGCTTGGCGGGCGGACCGTCCGTTTCCTCGATTACTCGACATCGGGAGAGACCACCGGTCAGTTCGACGAGGTTGTGGGTTACCTCTCGGCGGCGATCATCACCGCTGAGAAGCCGAGGCAGGTGCAATCCGAGATGGGAATGTTGAAGGCGCGACCGCGCACAGCGGATGAGCTGACCGATGACGACCGTGCGACGCTTTTGCGGATTGCACGTGACGCTGTTCGAGCCCGCCTTGAAAATACGGAATACACACCTCTGCCGAACGCTCGACTTGATTTCGAACAGGGGGCATTCGTCACGCTGACTACAGACGGCAGCCTCCGGGGCTGTATCGGGCAGATCCGCGGTCGCGAGCCGCTGTACAAGCTGATTGCCGACATGGCAATCGCTGCGGCATTCGAGGATCCCCGTTTCGAACCCGTTGCCGAATCCGAATTCGACCGGCTGGAATTCGAGATTTCGGTGTTGTCGCAGCTGGAGCGCGTTCGTGACATCAATCAGATCGTGGTTGGGCGCGACGGCCTTATGATCAAGCTCGACTGGCACTCCGGGCTTTTACTGCCGCAGGTCGCGACGGAACACGGCTGGGACGTCACGGAGTTTCTGGAGCAGACCTGTCTCAAGGCCGGTCTCGGTAAAAACAGCTGGAAGGACAAGTTCGCGGAGATCTACAAGTTCTCTGCCATCGTCTTCGGCGCATCCCGCTAG
- the arsM gene encoding arsenite methyltransferase, with protein MATKRSSEEIKAAVREHYGKAITQKSGCCGPNVQSLDADAPGRFVEMAGYSAEELRNLPGDVTTFGCGNPVALAGVKEGQTVLDLGSGAGLDLILASKKVGPSGKVIGLDMTPEMIDTCRRNLERAGVTNGEVRFGEMEAMPVADGEVDWIISNCVINLSPDKEKVFAEAFRVLRPGGRMLVSDIVTIDLPDQYRDDLAAWAGCIAGAVEEYEYIGLAHNAGFVDVEIVDRMVYGEESVDALANDSCGCGGGRTVNDASMKKYANRVASVKLSARKPA; from the coding sequence ATGGCAACCAAGAGATCGTCCGAAGAAATCAAGGCCGCCGTCCGTGAGCACTACGGTAAAGCCATCACCCAAAAATCGGGCTGCTGCGGGCCCAACGTGCAGTCGCTCGATGCCGACGCGCCGGGCCGTTTTGTCGAAATGGCCGGATACAGCGCCGAAGAACTCAGGAATCTGCCGGGGGATGTCACCACGTTCGGGTGCGGCAACCCGGTCGCATTGGCCGGAGTAAAGGAAGGCCAGACCGTGCTCGATCTTGGCTCAGGCGCGGGTCTCGATTTGATACTCGCCTCGAAGAAGGTCGGCCCGAGCGGCAAAGTGATCGGGCTTGATATGACCCCGGAAATGATTGACACCTGCCGACGCAATCTCGAACGCGCCGGCGTGACCAACGGCGAAGTGCGATTCGGTGAGATGGAGGCGATGCCGGTCGCGGACGGCGAGGTTGACTGGATCATCTCCAACTGCGTCATCAACCTCTCACCGGACAAAGAGAAGGTGTTCGCCGAGGCGTTCCGGGTGCTCAGACCGGGCGGCAGGATGCTGGTTTCCGATATCGTGACGATCGATTTGCCCGACCAGTACCGCGACGATTTGGCTGCGTGGGCGGGATGTATCGCCGGGGCGGTCGAGGAATACGAATACATCGGCCTTGCCCACAACGCGGGATTTGTCGATGTCGAGATTGTCGACCGCATGGTGTACGGCGAGGAATCCGTCGATGCACTCGCGAATGACTCGTGCGGCTGCGGCGGCGGTCGCACGGTGAATGACGCCTCGATGAAGAAGTACGCCAACCGGGTGGCGTCGGTGAAACTAAGCGCCCGCAAGCCGGCCTGA
- a CDS encoding OsmC family protein, with translation MVTVKMVWKGGVAFEGTGSFGHTLRTDVAKSAGGDESGFRATELLLFGMAACTGVDVVRILKKQRQELTSMEIEVNGYQNDEYPKPFHTIEITYRARGRNLSEDKLAKAIELSESKYCVVSQTVARETTVITRFEIDPE, from the coding sequence ATGGTTACGGTGAAGATGGTTTGGAAGGGGGGGGTGGCGTTTGAAGGAACCGGTTCGTTCGGGCATACGCTCCGCACCGATGTAGCCAAATCGGCGGGCGGAGACGAGTCCGGGTTTCGGGCCACGGAATTGCTGCTCTTTGGAATGGCGGCCTGCACGGGAGTCGATGTCGTGCGAATCCTCAAAAAACAACGGCAGGAACTGACGTCAATGGAAATCGAAGTCAACGGCTACCAGAACGACGAGTATCCCAAGCCGTTTCATACAATAGAGATAACGTATCGCGCCCGCGGCAGGAATCTCAGCGAAGATAAGCTGGCCAAAGCGATCGAGTTATCCGAGAGCAAGTATTGCGTGGTGAGTCAGACCGTAGCGCGAGAAACCACTGTCATCACGAGATTCGAGATCGATCCGGAATAA
- a CDS encoding sodium:solute symporter family protein has protein sequence MQLLDYALIATYLATLLYLGFRTRLSRTAGAAELIVGGRTLTLPAFVASLVSTWYGGILGVGEFSYQHGLSTWLVFGLPYYVAAALFAIFLAKKARQSEVLTIPERLASAYGNRTAAAGAVIIFLMTVPAAYVLMLGVLCQYLFGWPYWLGVVGGTLFSICYVYLGGFQSVIRTDLFQFALMYVGFAVLLGLLITTYGTIDFIVPRVPTEALSWHGGNTGWYIATWYFIALSTLIEPAFYQRCYAAKSATTARTGIFISIACWAVFDFMTTACGLYARALLPDLADPVSSYPALAELVLPSGLLGLFALSMMSIIMSTIDSYSFLAASTFGRDIVERTFGLESRHATTSYTRIGLVVSVALAVGLALYFRSVVEIWYLFGSIGTPALLAPVFFSHVGRRRFTAASAPASIVLSGGTALAWYLSQYWTTDGTYWLGLEPIFPGLAVSLLVWWFRGEHADNLPMRAV, from the coding sequence GTGCAGCTACTCGATTATGCTCTCATAGCTACTTACCTGGCGACCCTTCTCTATTTGGGGTTTCGCACGCGCCTTTCACGGACTGCGGGCGCAGCCGAACTGATTGTAGGCGGTCGCACCTTGACGCTGCCTGCGTTTGTCGCGTCGCTGGTGTCCACCTGGTACGGCGGCATCCTGGGGGTCGGAGAGTTCAGCTATCAGCACGGCCTGTCGACCTGGCTCGTGTTTGGGCTTCCGTACTACGTTGCAGCCGCGCTTTTTGCGATCTTCCTCGCAAAAAAGGCGCGACAATCGGAAGTGCTCACGATTCCGGAGCGACTGGCGTCCGCATACGGTAATCGCACCGCCGCCGCCGGTGCCGTGATCATCTTCCTGATGACCGTACCGGCTGCATACGTGCTCATGCTGGGAGTGCTGTGCCAATACCTATTCGGGTGGCCGTACTGGCTCGGCGTGGTCGGCGGCACGCTGTTCTCCATCTGCTACGTTTACCTCGGCGGGTTTCAGTCGGTTATTCGCACCGACCTGTTTCAGTTCGCCCTGATGTACGTGGGGTTTGCCGTCCTGCTGGGCCTGCTGATTACGACATACGGCACGATCGATTTCATCGTGCCGCGCGTGCCGACGGAGGCATTGAGTTGGCACGGCGGCAACACCGGCTGGTACATCGCAACCTGGTACTTTATCGCCCTCTCAACTTTGATTGAGCCGGCGTTTTATCAGCGGTGTTACGCCGCGAAATCGGCGACTACCGCGCGCACCGGTATTTTCATTTCGATCGCCTGCTGGGCCGTCTTTGACTTCATGACGACCGCGTGCGGCCTCTATGCCCGCGCGTTGCTGCCCGACCTGGCCGACCCGGTATCTTCCTATCCCGCGCTGGCCGAGCTGGTCCTTCCCAGCGGCCTGCTCGGGCTGTTCGCACTGTCGATGATGTCAATCATCATGTCGACCATCGATTCGTACTCTTTCTTGGCGGCCTCCACATTCGGACGGGATATCGTCGAGCGAACGTTTGGGCTGGAGAGCCGCCATGCCACCACTAGCTACACCCGAATCGGGCTGGTCGTGTCGGTTGCATTGGCCGTGGGGCTGGCTCTGTACTTCCGGTCGGTGGTGGAAATCTGGTATCTGTTTGGATCAATAGGAACACCGGCGCTTCTTGCGCCGGTGTTTTTCTCGCATGTTGGCCGGCGTCGTTTCACTGCGGCTTCGGCGCCGGCCAGCATCGTTTTAAGCGGCGGGACCGCATTGGCGTGGTATCTGTCGCAATACTGGACAACGGATGGCACGTACTGGCTCGGCCTCGAGCCGATTTTCCCCGGTCTTGCCGTCTCGCTTCTCGTCTGGTGGTTCCGAGGAGAGCATGCGGACAACCTCCCGATGCGCGCCGTGTGA
- a CDS encoding GNAT family N-acetyltransferase, with protein MIVFTDDKDRLLRHFEKDPVLFAYHIGDLDDFHFPYCQWASLYADRPHIVDCVLVYTGLDKPTVLAFGLSDRFDQLLDELVDLLPVEFYCHFQKPSLPILSRGYECTPFGPHYKMTVREFVPSQHSLEPGAEILRLDRSHEPQVRDLYDTAYPEGYFASRMLDTGRYVAVRMDGKLRSIAGVHVDSAANRIAVLGGIATEPAYRKRGYASVLTSQLTQDLLAGGRRVALNVEAGNQAAIRCYEKLGFVRTHEYEEGFFTRKR; from the coding sequence ATGATTGTCTTCACCGACGACAAGGACCGGCTGCTGCGCCATTTCGAGAAGGATCCGGTCCTTTTTGCGTATCATATCGGCGATCTCGATGACTTCCACTTTCCTTATTGCCAGTGGGCCTCGCTGTACGCCGATCGCCCCCATATCGTTGACTGCGTGCTCGTCTACACCGGACTGGACAAACCCACTGTGCTCGCGTTCGGGTTATCGGACCGGTTCGACCAGTTGCTCGATGAACTCGTGGACCTGCTCCCGGTGGAGTTTTACTGCCACTTCCAGAAGCCGTCCCTGCCGATTCTGTCCCGCGGCTATGAGTGCACGCCGTTCGGCCCGCACTACAAAATGACGGTGCGGGAGTTTGTGCCGTCTCAACACTCACTCGAGCCCGGAGCCGAAATCCTGAGGCTCGATCGGTCGCACGAGCCGCAGGTTCGCGACCTCTATGATACAGCCTACCCCGAGGGTTACTTTGCGTCACGCATGCTCGATACCGGGAGGTACGTGGCGGTGCGTATGGACGGCAAACTGCGGTCGATAGCCGGTGTCCATGTCGACTCCGCGGCCAATCGCATCGCGGTGCTGGGCGGAATCGCCACGGAACCGGCCTACCGAAAAAGAGGCTACGCCAGCGTCCTGACGTCGCAGTTGACTCAGGACCTTCTGGCCGGCGGCCGACGGGTGGCGCTGAATGTGGAGGCGGGCAATCAGGCGGCGATCCGATGTTATGAGAAACTCGGCTTCGTCCGTACTCACGAATACGAAGAGGGCTTCTTCACCCGCAAGCGGTAA
- a CDS encoding class I SAM-dependent methyltransferase, with translation MNRKLYRRFADVYDAMGADRFSIEMAEYTVSLTHRFDIAVEDALDLCCGTGSALAFFSRRKWRLAGVDQSPDMLRLARKKLAGTGTRLYRRHLPTFSIPLPNDTRRGRGFDLVTSFYDSLNYLLTKSDLKTAFVSVHAHLRPGGWFIFDMNTPKALTVLWDGHVYADARDDLAWVWKNSYDERTQSADCEATFFVRKGRLWDRFTEVHTERAYPNSIIRKLLREAGFIVRAIYRCRTFEKPTRDCYRICVVARKKR, from the coding sequence ATGAACCGGAAGCTGTACCGGCGGTTCGCCGACGTATACGACGCCATGGGAGCCGACCGTTTCTCCATCGAAATGGCCGAGTATACCGTGAGCCTGACGCATCGGTTCGATATCGCGGTAGAGGACGCACTCGACTTGTGCTGTGGTACGGGCAGCGCGCTCGCGTTTTTCTCGCGCCGCAAGTGGCGCCTGGCCGGCGTGGACCAAAGCCCCGATATGCTGCGATTGGCCCGGAAAAAACTGGCCGGCACCGGGACCCGCCTATATCGCCGCCATCTGCCGACGTTCAGCATACCGCTGCCGAATGACACGCGACGCGGCAGAGGTTTCGATCTGGTCACCTCGTTCTACGATTCGTTGAATTACCTGCTCACGAAGTCAGATTTGAAAACCGCGTTTGTGTCGGTCCATGCTCACCTGAGACCGGGCGGCTGGTTCATTTTCGATATGAATACCCCGAAAGCACTGACCGTGCTCTGGGACGGGCATGTCTACGCCGACGCCCGCGACGATCTGGCGTGGGTATGGAAAAACTCCTACGATGAGCGGACCCAATCCGCTGACTGCGAGGCAACGTTTTTCGTCCGGAAAGGCCGACTGTGGGACCGCTTCACGGAAGTTCATACCGAACGGGCGTATCCGAACAGTATTATCCGGAAGTTGCTGCGCGAAGCCGGGTTTATTGTGCGTGCGATTTATCGATGCCGGACGTTCGAGAAACCAACCAGAGACTGCTACCGGATATGCGTGGTCGCGCGGAAGAAACGGTGA
- a CDS encoding TonB-dependent receptor: MRYMFTLLLLSAFLAGSPEAAPVAGTVVNTDREPLPGVTVAANQSGIGTLTDSSGHFSIDLPPGVTRLTFSSVGYHSRQFALTGLPDTVVLDLRYYRGSAILVRAERAEAGVSPIAFSNVSKDDIEKTYTVGEFPLLLEPTPNLHTFTDGGSPLGYSYTLIRGFSDKQVTTYINGVPLNDPEDQATYFVDLPDFAANISDIQVQRGVGNSLYGDGSFGGSINVVTNALARPRQATVTTGYGELTHDGKRVSDIYKQSVEYSSGLVDGAWHFGGRFSRQKTGGYRHRSWYNGWSYYFSLARLDPNMTTELYIYGGPIKTHLSYYGSTLDDIRADRRHNPLTYGNETDNFNQPHYHLHNAYTLNERMTLHNTLYYIRGTGYYEQLKTGETFAEYGVDPSVISDDPDTGEPYDEGDIVRQQWVKKNQVGWNPRLDISHDRGRHSVGGSFYFFDSDHYGLMVWAQHLASDIDPQYKYYQYFGRKRAVSVFAEEYYRITDRISAQAVAQVRYQDYRFDQVPMGMYRGLDYDVDWVFFSPRLGVSYAVSDRVDVFSNLAVSSRMPTDASIYDANDPTILPSLEVVSVDDDSTRFIFGDPLVENERLFNLEVGGVYRSESIGIGLNLFWMNFENQIIPYGGRTENGLAITVNADRAVHSGAELTLTAKPHPSLDITGNFSVNHNRIEEFKNTFDVYYFDDSPTGVSDSIDFSGNVVPGFPEYIANLRIGYTHGGFYGAIGMRLVGKQYVEVLNIDSLAIDQYATAAISAAYTIRNAFGLGDVTIAMKIDNLFDEDYIASGYGYSYGLATDPGVVVERDDLITEGEYFVGPERSYFAELKWQLF; encoded by the coding sequence ATGAGGTACATGTTCACCCTTCTGCTGCTGTCGGCGTTCCTTGCCGGCAGCCCCGAGGCTGCCCCGGTAGCGGGTACGGTCGTCAATACCGATCGCGAGCCTTTGCCCGGCGTCACGGTAGCCGCGAATCAGTCCGGAATCGGTACGCTGACCGACTCGTCGGGCCACTTCTCCATCGACCTCCCACCCGGCGTCACCCGCCTGACATTCAGTTCGGTAGGGTACCACTCGAGGCAGTTTGCCCTGACCGGCCTTCCCGACACCGTCGTGCTCGACCTCCGCTATTACCGCGGATCCGCCATTCTCGTGCGAGCCGAGCGCGCCGAGGCAGGTGTCTCGCCGATCGCCTTTTCAAATGTGTCCAAAGACGACATCGAGAAAACCTACACGGTGGGCGAGTTTCCACTACTCCTGGAACCCACCCCGAATCTTCACACCTTCACCGACGGCGGCTCGCCCCTGGGATATTCCTACACGTTGATCCGAGGTTTCTCCGACAAACAGGTGACTACATATATCAACGGTGTGCCGTTGAACGATCCGGAGGACCAGGCGACCTATTTCGTCGATCTTCCTGACTTCGCCGCCAACATCTCTGACATCCAGGTTCAACGCGGGGTCGGCAACTCGCTGTACGGTGACGGCTCCTTCGGCGGCAGTATTAACGTCGTAACCAATGCGCTGGCGCGTCCCCGTCAGGCGACCGTCACCACCGGGTACGGTGAGCTTACGCACGACGGGAAACGCGTGTCGGATATCTACAAGCAGAGCGTGGAATATTCATCGGGACTGGTCGACGGCGCCTGGCACTTCGGCGGGCGGTTTTCACGGCAGAAGACCGGCGGCTATCGCCATCGAAGCTGGTACAATGGCTGGTCGTATTACTTCTCGCTCGCACGGCTCGATCCCAATATGACCACGGAGCTGTATATCTACGGCGGTCCGATCAAGACGCACTTGTCGTATTACGGTTCTACTCTGGACGACATCCGGGCCGACCGTCGCCACAACCCGCTCACCTACGGCAACGAAACGGACAACTTCAATCAGCCTCATTACCACCTGCACAACGCGTATACGCTCAACGAGCGAATGACCCTGCACAATACCCTGTACTACATCCGCGGGACGGGCTACTACGAGCAGTTGAAAACCGGCGAGACGTTCGCCGAGTACGGTGTCGATCCTTCAGTTATCAGCGACGATCCGGATACGGGGGAGCCCTACGACGAAGGTGACATCGTGCGGCAGCAATGGGTGAAGAAGAACCAGGTCGGGTGGAATCCGCGACTCGATATCAGTCATGACCGTGGACGCCACTCGGTTGGGGGTTCGTTTTACTTCTTTGACTCGGATCACTACGGTCTGATGGTCTGGGCGCAGCATCTGGCGTCGGATATCGACCCGCAGTACAAGTACTACCAATACTTCGGCAGGAAGCGGGCCGTTTCCGTATTTGCCGAGGAATATTATCGTATCACGGATCGGATTTCCGCGCAGGCGGTTGCGCAGGTGCGGTATCAGGACTACCGCTTCGACCAGGTACCGATGGGGATGTACCGGGGGCTGGACTACGACGTTGACTGGGTGTTTTTCTCCCCGAGGCTCGGTGTCAGCTATGCGGTCAGCGACCGGGTCGATGTCTTCTCGAATCTTGCGGTCTCGTCGCGCATGCCGACCGACGCTTCGATTTATGACGCCAACGACCCGACCATCCTGCCGTCCCTGGAAGTTGTGTCGGTTGATGACGACTCGACCCGGTTTATATTCGGTGACCCGCTCGTGGAAAATGAGCGACTGTTCAACCTGGAAGTGGGCGGTGTGTATCGGTCCGAATCGATCGGGATTGGCTTGAATCTCTTCTGGATGAATTTCGAAAATCAGATTATCCCGTACGGCGGGCGTACCGAAAACGGTCTGGCCATTACCGTCAACGCGGACCGCGCCGTACACAGCGGAGCGGAGCTGACGCTCACGGCGAAACCGCATCCGTCGCTGGATATCACGGGCAACTTCTCCGTAAACCACAATCGCATCGAGGAATTCAAAAACACGTTCGATGTGTATTACTTCGACGATTCGCCGACCGGCGTGAGCGACTCTATCGACTTCAGCGGCAATGTTGTCCCCGGTTTTCCGGAGTACATCGCGAATCTCAGGATCGGATACACACACGGCGGATTCTATGGCGCGATCGGCATGCGCCTGGTCGGCAAGCAGTACGTCGAGGTCTTAAACATCGATTCGCTGGCGATCGATCAATACGCGACTGCCGCAATAAGCGCAGCCTATACGATTCGCAATGCCTTCGGTCTGGGTGACGTTACAATCGCCATGAAGATAGACAACCTTTTTGACGAAGACTATATCGCGTCGGGATACGGCTACAGCTACGGTCTCGCGACCGACCCCGGCGTAGTTGTAGAAAGAGACGATCTCATTACCGAAGGCGAGTACTTTGTCGGTCCGGAGCGGTCGTATTTCGCCGAACTGAAATGGCAGTTGTTCTGA
- a CDS encoding NfeD family protein: MPTMFWIWLAVAAIFLIIELATPTLIFISFFAGAVAAALYSLGSPAGYYWQLGIFVIVSVVLLPMMRRLAKKITKEPAQLSNVDRMIGGEALVVKAIDPDADGQVRFEGEVWVARADRPIAEHARVVITAVSGVKVHVRPKE; this comes from the coding sequence ATGCCGACAATGTTCTGGATCTGGCTGGCGGTTGCCGCCATCTTCCTGATAATCGAACTGGCCACCCCCACGCTGATTTTCATAAGCTTCTTCGCCGGTGCGGTGGCCGCCGCGCTTTACAGTCTCGGCTCGCCGGCCGGCTACTACTGGCAGCTCGGCATCTTCGTCATCGTCTCGGTGGTGCTGCTGCCGATGATGCGCCGACTGGCCAAGAAAATCACCAAGGAGCCGGCGCAGTTGTCGAATGTTGACCGCATGATCGGCGGCGAGGCGTTGGTGGTGAAGGCGATCGATCCCGATGCTGACGGCCAGGTGCGGTTTGAAGGCGAAGTGTGGGTGGCCCGCGCCGACAGGCCCATTGCCGAACATGCCCGGGTTGTAATCACCGCCGTCTCCGGCGTCAAAGTCCACGTCCGACCGAAAGAATAG
- a CDS encoding zinc ribbon domain-containing protein, which produces MPLFEYQCAECGHKFEELVPNSETRVSCPQCKSAETRKLLSVFSSSMGSSGSAAPSCGARGCGSGFS; this is translated from the coding sequence ATGCCGTTGTTTGAATATCAGTGCGCCGAGTGCGGCCACAAGTTTGAGGAACTGGTCCCCAACTCGGAGACCAGAGTATCCTGTCCGCAGTGCAAGTCGGCGGAGACCCGGAAGCTACTGTCCGTGTTTTCGTCCTCGATGGGGTCATCCGGTTCGGCTGCGCCGAGCTGCGGGGCTCGTGGCTGTGGCAGCGGGTTCTCCTGA
- a CDS encoding metalloregulator ArsR/SmtB family transcription factor has protein sequence MDDACCSVFHALSDKTRLAILGMLKKRECCVSEICEPFDMSQPSISHHLDILKRAGLVESEKRGREVYYRFNGDAIVECCGKQFKALDLVISKK, from the coding sequence ATGGATGATGCCTGCTGCTCGGTCTTTCATGCCCTGAGCGACAAGACCCGCCTCGCGATACTCGGAATGCTCAAGAAACGGGAATGCTGCGTCTCCGAGATCTGCGAACCGTTTGATATGTCGCAACCCTCGATCTCGCATCACCTTGACATCCTCAAACGGGCGGGGCTGGTGGAGTCGGAGAAGCGCGGCCGCGAGGTCTACTACCGGTTCAACGGCGACGCGATTGTCGAATGTTGCGGCAAGCAGTTCAAGGCGCTCGACCTCGTCATTTCGAAAAAGTGA